The following are encoded together in the Asticcacaulis sp. genome:
- a CDS encoding sulfotransferase has protein sequence MDAATADSVWQQTTQAIGRYDFAEANKRLTEALSQLDGSARIPFLAQQGRVLGPMGRQAEAVEAVREAVDLLETPGTEGDAATWHRLGLTLCNARREAEALPLLKRATDLTPDSGPYWKTRGETEDFLGLTDEAERSYDVAARTGNWAAHLALARLKRWTREHNHIDRLLAAPAQTALHQACRGYALFKEYDDIDDRANAWRWLQKGATAARSQPATPNRPPWSAAAESTTTDAWITAFPPERFAHVPAIRRNAPRRIFIIGLPRSGTTLVERILGAHSQVQALGELPTFPAAVKTCSGSQTPALLDAEAIVAAARIDPQAFADFYERETVWRHDGSPYVTDKLPHNSDYAGLIRLAFPDAVIIHVRRAPMDALFGAYKLYFAAGWSFDQADLAEHYRNYSNLMAHWKTCLGDGLIDVSLEALIRDPDTEIRRLLDACGLPFETDCLRPHTAKGAVASASSSQVRKPINSQGIGAWRRYIAELAPLRARLEVMRFVDSHADTLS, from the coding sequence GTGGACGCAGCGACCGCGGACTCAGTCTGGCAGCAGACGACACAAGCGATCGGGCGCTATGATTTTGCTGAAGCCAACAAACGGCTGACGGAAGCGCTAAGCCAGCTTGACGGCTCTGCGCGCATCCCGTTTCTGGCCCAGCAGGGCCGCGTGCTGGGACCGATGGGCCGCCAGGCGGAGGCAGTGGAGGCTGTTCGAGAGGCCGTGGACCTGCTGGAAACACCCGGCACCGAAGGCGATGCCGCCACTTGGCACAGACTCGGCCTGACGCTTTGCAATGCCCGGCGAGAGGCCGAAGCCCTGCCCCTTCTGAAACGCGCCACGGACTTGACTCCAGACTCCGGCCCTTACTGGAAAACGCGCGGCGAGACAGAAGACTTCCTGGGCCTGACCGATGAGGCTGAACGCAGCTATGACGTAGCCGCCCGGACAGGCAACTGGGCGGCGCATCTGGCCCTGGCGCGGCTGAAACGCTGGACTAGGGAGCATAACCACATCGATCGCCTGCTCGCAGCTCCTGCGCAAACCGCACTGCATCAAGCCTGCCGGGGCTATGCCCTTTTCAAGGAATATGACGATATCGACGACCGCGCGAATGCCTGGCGCTGGCTGCAAAAAGGCGCGACCGCCGCGCGCAGCCAACCAGCCACACCGAACCGCCCGCCATGGTCGGCGGCGGCTGAAAGCACTACGACGGACGCCTGGATAACCGCTTTTCCGCCTGAACGTTTCGCCCACGTGCCAGCCATCAGGCGGAACGCGCCACGCCGCATCTTTATCATTGGCCTGCCGCGTTCCGGCACAACCTTGGTCGAACGCATCCTGGGCGCCCACAGCCAGGTACAGGCGTTGGGCGAGTTGCCAACCTTCCCGGCCGCCGTCAAGACCTGTTCCGGTTCGCAGACGCCGGCCTTGCTCGATGCCGAGGCCATTGTTGCCGCCGCCCGGATCGATCCGCAGGCCTTCGCCGATTTTTATGAGCGGGAAACCGTCTGGCGTCATGACGGCTCCCCTTATGTCACCGACAAGCTGCCGCATAATTCGGACTATGCCGGCCTGATCCGGCTGGCCTTTCCTGATGCAGTGATCATCCACGTCCGCCGTGCACCGATGGATGCGCTTTTCGGCGCTTACAAACTCTATTTCGCCGCCGGCTGGTCGTTCGATCAGGCCGATCTCGCCGAACATTATCGCAATTACAGCAATCTGATGGCGCACTGGAAAACCTGCCTGGGTGACGGCCTGATCGATGTCTCGCTTGAAGCCCTGATCCGTGATCCCGATACGGAAATCCGACGGCTACTCGATGCCTGCGGTCTGCCTTTTGAGACCGACTGTCTCCGTCCGCACACCGCAAAAGGCGCGGTGGCGTCGGCCAGTTCTAGCCAGGTACGCAAGCCGATCAACAGCCAAGGAATCGGCGCATGGCGGCGGTATATAGCCGAACTGGCGCCGCTGCGTGCGCGGCTTGAGGTCATGCGATTTGTCGATTCCCATGCCGACACTTTGTCCTGA
- the gabT gene encoding 4-aminobutyrate--2-oxoglutarate transaminase: MSHNADLAARRTAAVARGIGHATTLYAGRAENAELWDADGNRFIDFAGGIAVLNTGHRHPKVQAAALKQMDAFTHTAFQVVPYECYIALAEKLNALAPIDGPAKCAFFTTGSEAVENAVKIARCHTKRDGVIAFTGGFHGRTALTSALTGKVVPYKKDLGPQQPGIYHLPFPVEAHGIDTDDTLKMLDYLFKADIAPDAVAAIIIEPVQGEGGFLITPPELMRALRKKCDEHGILLIADEVQTGFGRTGKLFAMENYDVRPDLMTMAKSLAGGYPLSGVVGRAEVMDAPIVGGLGGTYGGNPVACAAALAVLEVIEEEKLLEAANAQGAKLKARLEALAQRNDIVPMAAIRGLGAMTAFDIVTERGSFTPDAATTKAVTTKAQANGLILLSCGVYANTIRLLAPLTASDDILDEGLAKLEAALRI; this comes from the coding sequence ATGTCCCATAATGCCGATCTCGCCGCCCGCCGCACCGCCGCTGTCGCCCGCGGTATTGGCCACGCCACCACGCTCTATGCCGGCCGCGCCGAAAACGCAGAGCTGTGGGACGCCGATGGCAACCGCTTCATCGATTTCGCCGGCGGCATAGCCGTGCTGAATACTGGCCATCGCCATCCGAAGGTGCAGGCCGCCGCGCTGAAACAGATGGATGCCTTTACCCACACCGCCTTCCAGGTGGTGCCCTATGAATGCTATATCGCCCTCGCCGAAAAGCTGAACGCCCTGGCGCCGATAGACGGGCCGGCCAAGTGCGCCTTCTTCACCACCGGGAGTGAGGCGGTCGAAAATGCCGTCAAGATCGCCCGCTGTCACACGAAGCGCGATGGTGTCATCGCCTTTACGGGCGGCTTCCATGGCCGCACGGCCCTGACCTCGGCCCTGACCGGCAAGGTGGTGCCCTACAAGAAGGATCTCGGCCCGCAGCAGCCCGGCATTTATCACCTGCCCTTCCCGGTGGAAGCGCACGGTATCGATACCGATGACACGCTGAAAATGCTCGACTACCTGTTCAAGGCCGATATCGCGCCGGACGCCGTGGCGGCCATCATCATCGAACCCGTACAGGGCGAAGGCGGCTTCCTGATCACCCCACCGGAACTGATGCGCGCGCTTCGTAAAAAGTGCGACGAACACGGCATCCTGCTGATCGCCGATGAGGTCCAGACCGGCTTCGGCCGTACCGGCAAGCTGTTCGCCATGGAAAACTATGACGTAAGGCCTGACCTGATGACCATGGCCAAGTCGCTGGCCGGCGGCTACCCGCTCTCTGGCGTGGTCGGCCGCGCCGAGGTGATGGACGCGCCCATAGTGGGCGGCCTCGGCGGCACCTATGGCGGCAATCCGGTGGCCTGCGCCGCTGCGCTTGCCGTGCTTGAGGTGATCGAAGAAGAAAAGCTTCTGGAAGCCGCCAACGCCCAAGGCGCCAAGCTGAAGGCCCGGCTTGAAGCCCTGGCCCAGCGCAATGATATCGTGCCGATGGCCGCCATTCGCGGTCTGGGCGCCATGACCGCCTTCGATATCGTCACCGAACGCGGAAGCTTCACGCCGGATGCTGCCACCACCAAGGCGGTGACGACGAAGGCGCAGGCCAATGGCCTGATCCTGCTGTCCTGCGGGGTCTATGCCAACACCATCCGCCTGCTGGCGCCGCTGACGGCTTCTGACGACATTCTCGATGAGGGCCTCGCAAAGCTGGAAGCCGCGCTGAGGATTTAG
- a CDS encoding DUF6445 family protein: MSVNVFKVGVEETPVVVIDNFVQEPERIIDLAVDMAPFPSQNGHYYPGRRRRITPQDGESFDYVSSVCQSLAPVMASVYGITKYDILDAGYSLVTTKPEDLQPLQTVPHFDHHDSNGFAILHYLSRRPGGGTAFYRHLGSGFETLSDERKDAYSAARMKDAELYGVTQAYHKGDRDGFVELASVEARFNRAVIYPGKLLHSAVLPDDFNFSPDPRIGRLTGNVFVRATAWR, encoded by the coding sequence GTGTCGGTAAATGTGTTCAAGGTTGGTGTGGAAGAAACGCCTGTCGTGGTGATCGATAATTTCGTCCAGGAGCCGGAGCGCATCATCGATCTGGCCGTGGATATGGCGCCCTTCCCAAGCCAGAACGGCCATTATTATCCCGGACGTCGCCGGCGCATCACGCCGCAGGATGGCGAAAGCTTCGACTATGTCAGCTCCGTCTGTCAGTCGCTGGCCCCGGTCATGGCGTCCGTCTACGGTATTACCAAATACGATATTCTCGATGCCGGTTATTCTCTGGTGACGACGAAGCCGGAAGACCTGCAACCGCTCCAGACCGTACCACATTTCGACCATCACGATTCCAACGGCTTCGCCATCCTGCACTACCTGTCGCGCCGGCCGGGTGGCGGCACAGCCTTTTACCGACACCTCGGTTCCGGCTTCGAAACCCTTTCGGACGAACGCAAGGATGCTTACAGCGCGGCCCGCATGAAGGATGCCGAGCTTTACGGCGTCACCCAGGCCTATCACAAGGGCGATCGGGACGGCTTTGTTGAACTGGCTTCGGTCGAGGCGCGGTTCAACCGCGCCGTCATCTATCCGGGCAAACTTCTGCATTCCGCCGTTTTGCCCGACGATTTCAATTTCAGCCCCGATCCACGAATCGGCCGTTTGACGGGCAATGTCTTTGTGCGGGCGACGGCCTGGCGCTAA